A segment of the Rhizoctonia solani chromosome 12, complete sequence genome:
CCCGCGCCCCTGCCAGCTCGTTCAATGGTTACGAGCACATTGTATATGCACCAGACCTGACCAAGTGCCCTTCGGAATGCATCCGTCCCGTTGGTTTGGCTTTCGGCAAGAAAGGGCAGTTGATGGTAGCCTCGGACGAAACTGGAGAGGTATGTTGGAGTCGTGGTCTCGTGTTTGAGCTTGATCTGATCTATAATAATTATAGGTTTTCGTGATTGAAGGGAAGAAAGCCTAATTAACTGTGAAATGAGGCCTGCCCGGTCTAGTTTGATACACTTCGTTCGATGTTGCGTTTAGTAGAAATCAATTTTATAGGGCTCTCGAGCTCGTCTTTTTGTGTTCTTTTTCGCATCCAAGACATTAGAGGGTATATGCAAAACTCCTCAAGGTATATAGGCTTATACCCGAGGGACAGAATAAATACACAATGCCCGAACCAATTACGTGGTAGCGTGCCGAGACGTTAGCCCCGGACCCGACCCTCCAATTGTATAAGGCAAGGACAGTGAAAACGAACTAGTCGGTCTGTATCAAAACTTCTCTTTTCTTGACGCTCAATAGGGTCAGTAAAAGGGTTGACTACATATGCTGGTTACGAGGTACGCGACAGGTCTGGCCTCTCCTATTTTTGTCCCTGAGAAGGATATTTGGTGTCATCTGTGCGTGCTCTATACGTAATTACAAAGCTCAAGAGACTTACATGAATCTACTCTTGCATAAAACCTTGGTAGGTCGCGCACACAGAATACTAAGCCACTTTTCGACACAACTGCTTCGGGAGTGGAGTCTTTTTATACCGTAAACACAGAACGGTATCTCTTTGGGCTTAGGCTATGGTCCAGATTGTGCTGAGGTTTACGAGGCCACAGGACACCAGAATCTGCCATAGCGCATGTAAGTACATGTAATCATCACTACAGTAATCGATGCCTGGCGTGCGGTACCTCATTCGCCCCCATATAACTCCTTTTTTACACCCTCCGTCTCAAGTATAACTCTAATAGCCAATAAGTGGCCTATGAGTCTTCGAGATACTTCATAAGTTAAGACTATCGTACTCGTAAGCTTTTCTCACTTCGTCCTGAAATTTAAATAGCACACTTTATTCATCTCAGACGTTTCAATTTCACAGTTCGATACAGTAGTTTCATGCCAAACACCAATACTCTTCAGTTTTGCGGTCATCCCATCGCTAAGATGCCAATAGGTCCACCTATCATTCCTATGAATCAAACCGGTGAGATCAATATCTCGCTATCCGAGATACGCATATAACCCACCTTGTAGAACCCAGCCTCGACCAGAGCTCCCCACCCATGAGCTACCGTGAAAAGACCCCACATTTCTTGCTCATCCGGGCGGTCAGGATTGATGTAGTAAGAATGATACTTGTTGCCGGAAAAAACGTAAAATTTGCTGCTATCGTCCGGCCTTGGAACAATGGTATCAATTCTGCCAGTGCTTAATTGCATGCGAGGAAAACTGCGGTCGATTCCGGTTGGGCCTTCGACCAGTTTATTGACCTTCCCATCGTATGAGAATTTGATGCGGCAGTACTGGGAACCGCTAAAAAAGTAGGCCTCGTCCGTTTTACCGGGAACCCAGAATGCGGCGTCTACGTGATAAAAGTTGGCTTTCACCAGCGCGGGCCACTTCTCTTGGAATGATCCGTGGTGGATCAAAGCTTCTTCGCCGCTCGATGGAACATATTCGATGTCTGCATAATTAGACGCGGAGAAGAACAAGCCGCGATTAATGTGTGGCTTGGCCGGCAAGATGGCGTCGACACGGTCGAACTTCAGCTTGTTAAGCGTAGCCCACTCCGAAATTTTGGTCGGTCCGAACCCAAGAGAGCTCGAGTCCTCACTTGGAGACCACTTTATCTTGGCATATTGGTTATCTTTGAAAAAATTAAGACGAGTCCTCGTTTGGAATATAGATAGAGGCTGTGCCGGTCATTCTTTGCAGTAGACTGTATAAACAGGGGGGGTAGGTCTGTAAGATTGCTAGGTATGCTGGGTATGGTCTGCAAGTGCTGGGGGTATTTATATGAGGCCCCGGCCCTGTGTGACCAACTTGGTGTGACCGAACTTGGAGATCTATCTCAAATAGCAGTTCAAATAGTGGCTCCTGAATGCTACAGGAAATGATACATATTTAGTCTAGGAAAGCCCGAATGCCGTCATTGAAAGTAAGGTTGTAATGGGTACCTTTCATCAGGCTATGACGGCGAGTCCAAAACTTCTAGACAAGAAGAAAAACAATGAATCAGGCTCTGAGGAGTTGGATCAGGCTTCGGTGTCAGTAATGTATCAAACTAACTCGAAGCCTTACCTACTTTGTGGATTTTGGCTCCTTTTCCACAGCTTCATGACATAGGTAGGATGGGCTATGACCAATACACGACGCAATAGTGCACATCACCACGCTATCGACCCCAACTCTCTTCGTATCAGGAACTTCTTGCTGGATCATGAGAGACGCGGAAGTATCTTAAAATGATTGATCACATTCCGCCGATCAATCAAGGTCACGAGATCGTTCGTGGTTGGTCAGCCATTATGCAAGGTATTTGATTTCTGCGTGATATCTGTACAATCATGCATAGCATACAATTCTTACATGTAGTCTTTCGTGGTGCAATAAGAGCAATGCAGTCGTCAAGCATCAAGATAACCCGCGATCTCACACCCAGGGACGTGTGGGTGTGGCTATTCTGTCCGGTCGATTCTCCACCAACGCGGATCCTCCCCAGTTAGGTATAGTACATCGGCTCCGCGAGCGCACTTGTGAACCTATATCTGGATACCGGAATCCGATGTTTGATCAAGGGGTAATCGTTGCTGCTTCTCTTAATTCATGGGTGTATGTTAGAATTCATGTCCCAGAGTAACGGAGAACCAATCACAAGCCGGTCGAGTCTCTGTGTTTACCTCCAAGTGCATCAGCAATCTTTTCTAGACCCATTGGTGATAATCCGATGATTTCAATACAGGAGTAATATTGATCCACGACAATCGACATCGCATATGATGCCTATGTCGTCATTATAACTGAAGCTTCCATATTTCCGTTCTTGTGGTTCAGCTTTATTTTTTAATTTTACTTTGAGATGGGATCGATGGTAGGGCCTGAGTAAAGTTCTATGCATCCTGAAAACAGAAAAAGGAAGTGAGATGAGTAGTTCCCGGTTTGAGGACAGAGTTTACGTACTTATATCTACGCTGGAGTGTCGCCCTCCCTCGGGTTTAGTCCCGAGAGTATGAACCAGAGTGCTCGCGTTAAATCAATGTATAAGGGTGCCGTATCCCCCTCCCCCGTTGGTTTGTGAGATGTACGGCCGGCAATCATGCAATCGTGCAAATCCACATAACATTCTGATATAGGTGCTCTTGTATGTATGTAGGAAGCCATCGTGCGGCGATAATGGGAAAGGAAGTGGCGCAAGCCAACATGGGCTTGTGAATTTTGTTGATATATGTGACCTTAGCGCAAAGGTCCTAGACATCAGAGGGGTAATCGGCGCAGAGTGCTTATAGTTTAatatctttgttgttgtgggtgttgaTAAGCCTATATAAACGATCACAGATATCCAAATACTACACAGAATAGTATTGAATTGACCAACATAATCCGAGCAAGCTCGAGGATGAGATGACACTGGGACGTTAACGAAAGTAGTCTGCCCCATCCCGCCGTACTGGGCGTTGCTGTGTAAGAAATACATAGAGTTAATTATACCAATGCGGACAATACTGTTAAGTGAACCATGAACTTTGGGATGGTTTAGCGGCCCGATGAACTTACCTAAGGCCTTATGATTAGAACCTATCAACAACCCGAGCCCATGTGCGTGTGAATCGCAAATACACTGTTCACTGTTGCGGTAACGCCATTTCACCAACACAATGCATATGTTATTTAATCGACGAGAAATTTATTCGCTCGGAATACTGAGAATGGCTCAACTGAAACTTGAAAGGTTCAGAAGCACCAGCGCCGTCATTATAGTTTGAGAAATTTTCACTTATATAGTTCTCTAAATCAAGAAAGGTGTTGAACTACTAATGATAGCATTTGAATACGTTGAACATGACGCATAGTCACGCCATCTACGGCTATGCGATTCAACCCACACGAACATTCCAACGCACATACTATACATAGATCGCTTGTACCTTCTCTTATCGCTTGTATGTTCCGTTTTCTAAGTTTACCTTTTTCCACATGTACTCCGAGCTTTCTACGCCTCGGAGATATCGACTCTACTTAATATACAAGACTACAATTTACACCGTCAGTTCTCACTGCGGTTTTTCCTCTTTATCATCATTACTCGGCGTTCCTCATTCTACTGAGCTTAGTATCGCTTAATTAACTGCATTTTATATACTATAAACCGTTTGACATTCGATCCGGTTTAACAGAATATGGTGACTTCTTGAATATGGGACTGTTATGTGGTGCTCCCGAGCGTTGCTGAGCTGTTCAGTTTCCAATTAGTTTTTCTAATTGTGCACATTATATGGCGTCTTTGGACCAGGCCCTATGGGGTGATACAGCTACATGGTTGGGTCGGGCAGTAGCACTGGAATTGAACAATTTTGAGTAAGAGAATAATCAAACAAAGCGGAGTAGAGAGTTATATTGCAAATTAGTGTACGTGGCATTGATCACCAGAGACGATAGAGAAAATAGGAGGCTTCAGGAACTCTCTACCAACTGTCTTACACGTGTGATTTTAACAAGAAAAATCTCTTCGAATTATAATCAGAGTCCGGAAGAAGCAGCTATATTGCGCCCCATTCAATTGCGGCCTCGTACCACTTACACGATGCCCGAATCCAGGAACAATTTCTGTAACGCATTGTTCATATCTATTTTTACAACGCAGTGACGGCAAAAGGGTTTTAGTTATTACCATGTCGATGGTAGCAGCATTGTGTCAATGCATGTATTGGGCGAAGTTGAGATCGCTTTGAGACATAGGATCTCGGAAAGATTCGGCTGGCCGAAACGGATCCGAGAAGGTTAAATTACTAATTTAGCGCCGGCGCAGTTGATTGTAGAGTCGTAGGGTGCCCACGTGGTAGCAGTTCATCACCAAACTTACTCTTGGCAAGGTCCTATTCTATACCCAAGACTTTATAACTAGGCGAGGCGTCAAGCACTGGTCCCTAGCTCGAGATGCGTGCCCTCTCCATCGTTCTCTTCAGCAGTGCCCTGTATACCTTGGCACTGCCCAGCACTCCAGGCGAATGTAAACCTCTATCGTCGCTATCATTTACGTACCCACCTTCAACTGCCAAAGGACTCTCTGCTCACATTATATTCAACAACTTGACCGAGCCCCGTGGCATCCGCATCGATGGACAGAATAATCTGCTGGTCATTGAAAGGCTCAAGGGAATGGTTTCCCTAACAAAACGAAATGATTCAACTTGCGTCGGGTGGGAGAAGCGCGTTGTAATATCACAAGCGGATCTTGAGCACGGAATCGAAATTGGACCGATTCCTGGGAAGAAAGACAAGCAGTACTTGTATGCCACTTCGCAGGAGACTCTATATCGGTGGGAGTACGACCCAAAGAACGCTGTGATTGTTGGAAATTCCACTATACTCGTGTACAATATGACGAATCCTGGCAACTTCAACGACACAAACCCCAGTGAGTCATACAACTATACTCTTTTAATCTAATATATTTCGACCCATTGCCAGATCATGTTACACGAACTCTGCTTTTGCAGCCCGACGCCAATCAACAATCGGAATATATCATTGTTAGTCGTGGCTCAGCTGGAAACTCTGATGACGGGGCGGGTATGTTATCCGAGTAACTCAGGACCGCTCAATACTCAACCCTATACGTACCTTCATTAGCCGATGTGAATACGGGACGTGCTCAAATCAGACGATTTCCTCTCACCAAGAAACATATTCCTGCGCAAGGTTATAGTTGGAACGAAGGGACAATTCTGGCGTGGGGAGTCCGTAACAGTGTTGGTATTGCTCTATCAAAGGATAAAAAGGACTTGTGGGGGATTGAAAATGGCTCGGACAACGTTCTGTGGCGCGGTGTTGACGTACACAATGATAATCCGGGTGGGTGATAAACTGTGGCTGAATCGCTCAAGACTAAAACATGCATAAATAGCGGAGGAGCTCAACCGGATTTCTCTTCACGAGCCCGAAAGGATTCCCAATGAGCGCAAGTTCTATGGGTACCCATATTGCTTTACCACTTGGAACTCCTCTTCTGTTCCTCGCAATTGGTCTCAACCCGTCTTCGACTTGCCGACGGGCGCCCAATTCTCGATCCTTCCACTAGGGAGCCAGCCCGACGATGCTTGGTGTCAAAACCCAAAAAACAGTAAACCATCTCGTCTTTTATTTCAAGCACACTCCGCGCCTCTCGACTTTGTTTTCTACGATACTTCGAAATACGGCTCTAGAAATAACGATGTTGGCCTCACCCGCAACTGGGACGGCGATGCGTTCTCAGCCTTCCACGGGTCCTTCAATAGCAACCCACCAACAGGTAAGCTTTATTCTAAGTGCGCTATCATTGATTGAAATCTAGTATGATGTAGGATATAGCGTTGTTCGTATTCCATGGGCGAACGATGCTCCACGTGCATCCGCTAATTCCACTAAAGGGTACGAGCAAATATTGTATGCGCCCGATAAGACCAAATGCCCTTCACAATGCATTCGCCCTGTTGCTTTGGCATTCGGTAAGCAGGGGGAACTGTACGCGACTTCCGACGAGACCGGAGAGGTATGTTTGGACAGCCCATGTGGCCACAAGCTTAAGCTCAACCTAACTCACTATCATCCGTAGGTTTTTGTGATCGAAAATAGAAGACACTAACCCCCTGGACTCGGGGCCCTTTTTCTCGGTGTTGTAGCTGCATCTTCCTTTTTGTTTCCGTGAACGAAGAAAATGAATTTGCATCTTCACTTATCGTAAACTGTGCATTTATTCGGAGCAGTTACTTTTAGACACGACAGGGATAGACGAAAAGTGTGGGGTCCATAAGTGTAAATGGTCAGTTACGTACGAGTCCGAAAAAAAAGGCATTCCGGATACGAGACCTATCCCTATACTCAATCCCACCCGAGCCCGCTTTTACTCCACAGTGCTTGCTCTCCATAGTCCTGGTCACCCATACATCCTGGGCTAGATGTCCACTGGAGCACATCCATGAGCAGTCCTCCGGTTCGGACAAACAGCGTTCCGTCAATTTCTCTGCTACCTTTAAGCCCGGTGTGTGAAAGGTGACCCTTCGGACGCGTGCCGTAGAGTGCGGCACAATGGGCAAGCGTGCGCTCAGTTTTGATGTGATGTTCATCTCGGTGGGGAATAATTTCCGCCAAGAGAGTGTACCACGGATCTCCAACTCGTTCGGACAAATCAGTAAGAGAGCTTGACTGATCAGGCTTCGGGTCGGCGGTCACGGAGAAGAAACCTTTGATATCGAGGGCGGGACGACCGTGGCACACGAAGTACCCAAGGAGGACCAGAAAGTACGCACGCAAAAGGTCTTCTTTGTATGCAGGCTTGAGGAGGGATAAAATCGAGGGAACAAACAAGTTCGAGGTAAATAGATGAACCCTGGGTACGCGTCAAGTCAGACTGTCAATGGTTAGATGTTGTCGTTACAGAAGCTCACAAAAAGGAGTCTACCTTGAATTCACGATTATTTCTCCATCCCCTTACCCCACACATCAAAGCGCCAGCCAGGCGAAATCTTCCAATCACTCTTGTATCTCTTTTCCATCCTCGCTGACTTTCCAGAGGGATGTATACTCCTGAACGATACCCCAGCACTGTTCAGCGTGTCGATAAACTTGGCCGTGCTGTCTTTCGTACAGGTTTTTCCGGCTTCTGGACGGTCGTCTTCGAGGATACGTGCAAGGATGGTGAACGCATGCGTATGCTGGGGTTTCGTGTTTGGCGTTATGAGGGACGGCGCGGAGTCAAGGGAAGGGAGGTGGCTTCCAGCAGAGCTTGGAGGGTTGAAGTAGTTAGCGTCATAGAGATTCTCGTGATCAACATCATGAACCGCAGTTTGAGCCAATCCTGGGTCGTGCAAGCTGATTAGAATGGATTAATACATGCTCAGCGTAGATGAATTCACCTTCCACGACCATTCCTTCCACTCCAGACTCGACAACGTGCCCAAGGTGTATCAGATGGTGAATTACCGCAGACATAAATCGGTCCAACATGAGAGGCCCGTCTTTGGTCCACTTTGCCCCGCTGCTAAACACAAATTTTTCAAGAGTCTGGGGTAATCCATGTGTTTGGATTTCCTCCGAGAAGAAGCTCGTGTATTCATTGTAGAAGCTGGGCAAAAATTAGATAAATCAGATGGCTCTTTATAAGAATATAATCGACTTACTCTTCATTGTCTGGATGCTTGGTCCAGTTCTCGTGGGTGATGGGCCCTGGAGACTTGTATGATTGGCGTTAGTATTTCGCTTGTACATCGAAGGCACCTTGGAAGACATGTCCTGGGGCTCCGATTCCGTAGGCTGCGAACAGGTGATGCGATAAATGATTATGGAATTCCTGTGCAGTAGAATAAGAGTCCAGGCTCTGGTTCATCAAAAGCGACTCACTTTGTGATTGCGAAACGCATGGAACCTCTTATGGTCAACAGACGTCTTAGCTCAGCCGTAGAATCTGGAGTGATTCCGGCGTTAGGGGTCGGTGCAGATGAACTGGTATATGTAGAAGCGAAGATAGGAGCAGGGAAAAGTCTCTCAACAAGACTATCATCAAAGTCCAGCGTGGCCATTGCCCTGCCCTTGCTACTTACAGAAAGTCGAGAAAAGGGTGCGAGAAACGACCAAGCTAAGAAGTATTTTACACGACGGACTGAAGCCGCAGTATGGGTCATGGCCCTTACTGGACAAGTCCGAGGAGATTTATGGAGTTGGGGACTGTCCAAGCAAGAGTGTTCATTCAAGGAGTAACCAATCAAAAAGATGAATATGTAATGCGGGACAGAAATCCGCATCAATGGACTCAACTGGCGTACCGCAGCTCGAAAAGTTGAAAAGACATACAAATCTGGTGGGTGACGCTGTAGGATAACAATTATCCGTCTTAACACCGCGGATATGCAATAAAATCTCCAATCTCAAGGTTCATTCTGAGTCAGAAATCCGCCAAACGAGTGGTCGAGCTATTTAGAAAATGGACATGCGAGCCACAGCGCGCGGAGGCATCACATGTAGCAGTGGCACTTGACCGAAGGCGAAGATTGCTGTCACGTGAATCGGCCAAACAACATTCGATACTGCGTCCTCGGAATGGCGTACTGAGCGAGGATTCAGTCTGTCCTCTCGCTGCTCAGCACCCATTGACCATCCCTCAATTTCTTCCGCATATTTATTGTTTTACTCACATATTACCCATGTTACTATATATCCATTCCAATCTCAGCTTTGATACCATGTAGCGAACCGAAGCTTACAGGAAGACTCTGAGTGAGCATATACGCAGGAGGTGCAATTTGCGTCACTTTAATATTCTTACTTATATTACAATTGCCATTTCGGCCGTAGCGGAAGACAAGCGCGAATAAGACAAAGCCGCTCATAATCAACAGAAAAAACGGGCCAAGGTACAACAGAGATCCTCATTTCGCTCGAAATATGACAGGCGTAGAGGTGATAGAAGGGATCGAGCCGGAAACGAGACTTAATTTCTGGAGTGCTTGGGCCCAGCTACTAAGGTAACTCGGTCGCGCAATACATGCAAAATCGAGCTATAATATTGATATCTAGCAGGTTCTTGTTAGAACTTATTTCCTTATTCCACCCATACATCCCATGATTTGGGCCGGCTCATCTCCTTCAGTTCACGGTCATACCTACGCTAAGTCAACAGTAGCAAGGGAAGAACATTAAAGCCTTAATTTATCAACTCATCGACGGTTTGAGGAGCTATTGTAATGGCACGTGCACCTGAAATATATGCACTTCATGGGTGCATTTTTTGGCAAGCTCTTTTCACCCGACATCCGAGACGCGGCGTTTGAGTTTGCTTTCCGCCGGCGGCAACTACGGCACTTGTTGCCTGAACAAGTAACCGATAGAATACATGCAAATGCATATTTGTTGCAAATTGAGGCTTCGTATACCGATTAGCACAAGGGTGTGTAGCTATTTGGTATTTCTCGGCGGCTTCCTGTATGGTTCTTTTTGCTTGATTGGATAATACATCAACCTTCTACATATAAGTATCGCTAGCACGCGGCCGTTACCCTCTCTAACTCATAATGCCCTTCAGCCACCTAGAATACACCCTTGCCTTTTTGACCGTGGCAGCTATCGCGTTGCTCAGCCGAAGACGTTTCAAAGCTTCATCTCGTGTGTCTAGTCTTCCATTGCCTCCCGGCCCTCCATGTTGGCCAATCATCGGCAGTTTCTTCTCCTTGCCGGATGCAACGGAGCCGATTTGGATTTGGTTCACCCGATGGGCTAACAAGACAAAAAGCGACACTATCCATTTCCGAGTACTAGGTACCGATACGGTCGTCCTCAACACCCGTGAGGCCGCTTTGGAATTACTTGAGAAAAGGTCGAATAAATATAGCGACCGACCCAGTATGGTGATGCTCAAGGATCTGTGAGCATTGAATTATAAATTATAATGCTGATTTCATTATGTCAAACTCAAATCTAATAGGGTAGGGTGGAGACAATTGTTGGGAATGTCCGACTATTCCGAACGGACAAGGGTTATTCGCAGATACATGCACAACAGTATGAGTTCTAAAAAAATCCTGGTTCGTTGCGTGAATATTATTCAGGGGCTTCAAATGACATATATGAATGTCTCCTAGGATTGGGAACCTCAACAAGAAAAGGAGGCGTATCGGTTTCTTCAAAAGCTGTTATTGTCGCCTGAGAACTTCTTGGCTCATATCAGACAGTGAGTATATTTTGAAATCAACACTGTCCGCCCACGTTAATTGAAGTTCTCCACAGCACCGCGGGAGCGTCGGTTGTGCGGTTAACATATGGATATATCCCAAAAGATGAAGATGACGAATATATCGAAAAGGCTGAACACGTCATGGACGTATTTTCCTTGGCATCAACCCCGGGAACATTCATGGTCGATGTTTTCCCCATACGTGAGTTCAATGAACAATTTAATCAGCTCTTATAGTGGCTGTAAATTTATTCTTGCCAGTAAGATATGTCCCATGGGCCCCATTCAAACGTACTGCTATGAGATGGCGTCAAGAGCTATCAGAGCTTATCGACCTTCCAATGGAATTTGTGTACAAACAAATGGTGTGCATTTGAGTACATCCTCTTCCAGAACCCAGGTACTAATTCGATGCATAAAGCAGGACGATCTTGCAGAGTCGTCCTTTGTTTCCCAGTGGCTCGAAGAATCGGGCCACGAGAACGACAAAAGATTTATTCCGGTAAGACGATCCCGATTATACATGTTATCATGCTGCATACCTTTCTGATTTCATTGATCCGACACAGGCTGCCGCTACTTCTTTATATGCGGGTGGAGCTGATACGGTACGTTCATATCTACAACCAAGCAGAGTTTTTGTTCTTCAATATCTCAACTAATGGATACAGACCGTCTCAGCCATCTCCACGTTCTTCGTGGCTATGCTTCATTACCCGGAAGCACAAAGACTAGCACAAAAAGAAATTGAAGAAACTCTTGGAAAAGATATATTACCCACATTCAAAGACCGAGCTTCACTCCCGTATGTCGAAGCCCTATTCAAGGAAGTTATGCGATGGAAGCCCATAGCACCAATTGGTATCCCACATCGGCTTGGCTCACAAACAGACGACGAGTACGAAGGTAGGTTCTCCTCTATCGCCAAGGTAGACTATACTGATGATAGTATGCCGGAAGGATTGCGTATCCCAGCAAATTCGACAGTTATTGCGAATATCTGGAAC
Coding sequences within it:
- a CDS encoding cytochrome P450 family protein is translated as MPFSHLEYTLAFLTVAAIALLSRRRFKASSRVSSLPLPPGPPCWPIIGSFFSLPDATEPIWIWFTRWANKTKSDTIHFRVLGTDTVVLNTREAALELLEKRSNKYSDRPSMVMLKDLVGWRQLLGMSDYSERTRVIRRYMHNSMSSKKILDWEPQQEKEAYRFLQKLLLSPENFLAHIRHTAGASVVRLTYGYIPKDEDDEYIEKAEHVMDVFSLASTPGTFMVDVFPILRYVPWAPFKRTAMRWRQELSELIDLPMEFVYKQMQDDLAESSFVSQWLEESGHENDKRFIPAAATSLYAGGADTTVSAISTFFVAMLHYPEAQRLAQKEIEETLGKDILPTFKDRASLPYVEALFKEVMRWKPIAPIGIPHRLGSQTDDEYEGLRIPANSTVIANIWNMLRDPNVYQNPENFDPSRFFRENPEPDPEEVVFGFGRRRCPGIAVARSSVWLSIALTLAAYKITAPIGTDGNSVFPSLEYCNGTVSHPRPFQCNVKPRSERIKQIIRDTMF
- a CDS encoding hemopexin domain protein, which encodes MSIVVDQYYSCIEIIGLSPMGLEKIADALGDNQYAKIKWSPSEDSSSLGFGPTKISEWATLNKLKFDRVDAILPAKPHINRGLFFSASNYADIEYVPSSGEEALIHHGSFQEKWPALVKANFYHVDAAFWVPGKTDEAYFFSGSQYCRIKFSYDGKVNKLVEGPTGIDRSFPRMQLSTGRIDTIVPRPDDSSKFYVFSGNKYHSYYINPDRPDEQEMWGLFTVAHGWGALVEAGFYKE